Genomic segment of Microbacterium sp. BH-3-3-3:
CCATGCGGTGGTCACGGTCGCGGGAGACGCGTCGTCGTTCAAGATCACCACCGCCCCCGATCTGCAGCGCGCCCGCGCGCTCGTTTCATCGTCGGCATCCGCCGAGGCCGCGAAGGACGTGCCCCGCGTCGGACTCGGCACCGATGTGCATGGATTCGGTGGAGACGGCACGCTCTGGCTCGCCGGCCTCGAATGGCCCGGGGAGCCGGCGCTGTCGGGGCACTCCGACGGTGACGCCGTCGCACACGCGATCGTCGATGCGCTGCTCGCCGCCTCCGGCCTCGGCGACATCGGAACCCACTTCGGCACCGATCGTCCGGAGTTCGCCGGGGCGCACGCCGAGGCGTTCCTGGCCCACACCCTCGGGCTGCTGCACACGGCGGGGTGGCGGGTCGGCAACGTCGCCGTGCAGGTGCAGGCCAATCGTCCGCGCTTCGCCGGACGACGCGAAGAGGCGGAGCGGGTGCTGTCGGCCGCGCTCGGCGGCGCACCCGTCGCGGTGAGTGCGACGACGACCGACGGTCTCGGCTTCACCGGCCGCACCGAGGGCGTCGCGGCCTTCGCCACCGCCCTGGTCGTTCCGATCTAGAGCTGCCTCGTCATGAAGGTCGACAGGGGGTCGGCCGCGTAGGGCGGGAAGGGCGGGCATTCGACGAATCCCTCGCTTGCGTACAGGCGTCGCGCCGCAAGAAAGTCATCGGTGCTCCCGGTCTCGAGCCACAGGCTCCGGATGCCGCGTTCCCGGGCGTCGTCGACGATGTGGCGCAGCAGCGCGCGGCCGATGCCCTGACCGAGGAAGCGGTCCACCACGCGCATCGACTTCACCTCTGCGCGGTCGGCGGTGAGGTCTTTGCACGCGCCGATACCGGCGAGTTCGTCGTCGACCCAGGCGGACCAGACGGTCACCCCCTCGGCGGTGAGCAGGTCGATGTCGAGCGCGTGCACGCTCTCGATCGGGGTGTTCTCGAGCATGCCGGCCAGGTGCGCGGCGACCAGGTCGCGGGTCTCGTCTCCGGAGAGGTCGTCGGGACGGATGATGAGGGGCATGTCGGCACCGTACCGAGCGCATGTTTCCCTCACATGTCGTCGTGAGGGGCGGCCGGTAGGCTAGGGCGGTGACTGTTCGGCTGTACGACACGAAGGCGCAGGTCCTGCGCGACTTCGTCCCTCTCGACCCCTCGAACGTCACGGTCTACGTCTGCGGACCGACGGTGCAGTCCGGGCCGCACATCGGGCACGTGCGCGCGGCGCTCGCCTTCGACCTCCTGCGCCGCTGGCTCGCCCACCGGTTCGGGCGCGTGACGTTCGTGCGCAACGTCACCGACATCGACGACAAGGTGCTCGCGAACGCCACCGACGCCGAGCCGTGGTGGGCCCTGGCGTATCGCATGGAGCTCGAGTTCTCTCGGGCCTACGCCGCCATCGGCATCCTCGCCCCCACGTACGAGCCGCGGGCGACCGCATCGATCACCCAGATGCAGGAGCTCATCGCCGAGCTCCTCGAGCGGGGGCACGCTTACGCCGCCGACGGCGACGTGTACTTCGACGTGCACTCCTGGGCCGCCTACGGCGAGCTCACCCGTCAGAGCCCGGATGCCATGGAATCGGCGGCCGACGCCGACCCCCGCGGCAAGCGCGACACGCGCGATTTCGCTCTGTGGAAGGGCGCGAAAGACGGGGAGCCCGAGTCGGCGATCTGGGCGTCGCCCTGGGGCGCGGGACGCCCGGGGTGGCACATCGAGTGCTCGGCCATGTCGCGGCGCTACCTCGGGCCCGAGTTCGACATCCACGGCGGTGGACTCGACCTGCGCTTCCCGCACCACGAGAACGAGATCGCCCAGTCGACCGCCGCGGGTGACGCCTTCGCGCGTTACTGGGTGCACAACGGACTCGTGACCGTCGACGGACAGAAGATGTCGAAGTCGCTCGGCAACTTCACCCTCGCGAGCGATGTCCTCGATGCGCGCGACCCGATGGTGGTGCGCTACGCGCTCGCTGCCGCGCATTACCGCTCGAACCTCGACATCTCCGACCGGGCCTTCGACGAGGCCGCCGCGGCGCTCGAGCGCATCTCGACCTTCGGGCAGCGCGCGCTCCGAGCCGCCGGCGCCGACCCGCTCGCAACCGTGCCGGGCGAGATCCCCGCAGATTTCGCTTCGGCGATGGACGACGACCTCGGAGTGCCCCAGGCTCTCGCCGTGCTGCACGAGACCGTGCGTGCGGGCAACGCGGCGATCGACGGGCACGACCTCGACGCCGCGATCACGGCTCACCGCTCCGTCGTCGCGATGCTCGGCATCCTGGGTCTGGATGCCTCGGAGCCCGCGGTCGCGACCGGGTCGACGGACATGGCTCTCGATGCCCTCGTGCAGACGATGATCGCCCAGCGATCGCAGGCGCGAGCCGACAAGGACTGGGCAGGGGCCGATCGCATCCGCGACGCCATCGCTGCCGCAGGAATCACGCTGGAGGACACTCCGGCC
This window contains:
- the cysS gene encoding cysteine--tRNA ligase, translated to MTVRLYDTKAQVLRDFVPLDPSNVTVYVCGPTVQSGPHIGHVRAALAFDLLRRWLAHRFGRVTFVRNVTDIDDKVLANATDAEPWWALAYRMELEFSRAYAAIGILAPTYEPRATASITQMQELIAELLERGHAYAADGDVYFDVHSWAAYGELTRQSPDAMESAADADPRGKRDTRDFALWKGAKDGEPESAIWASPWGAGRPGWHIECSAMSRRYLGPEFDIHGGGLDLRFPHHENEIAQSTAAGDAFARYWVHNGLVTVDGQKMSKSLGNFTLASDVLDARDPMVVRYALAAAHYRSNLDISDRAFDEAAAALERISTFGQRALRAAGADPLATVPGEIPADFASAMDDDLGVPQALAVLHETVRAGNAAIDGHDLDAAITAHRSVVAMLGILGLDASEPAVATGSTDMALDALVQTMIAQRSQARADKDWAGADRIRDAIAAAGITLEDTPAGTHWSINA
- a CDS encoding GNAT family N-acetyltransferase encodes the protein MPLIIRPDDLSGDETRDLVAAHLAGMLENTPIESVHALDIDLLTAEGVTVWSAWVDDELAGIGACKDLTADRAEVKSMRVVDRFLGQGIGRALLRHIVDDARERGIRSLWLETGSTDDFLAARRLYASEGFVECPPFPPYAADPLSTFMTRQL